Proteins encoded within one genomic window of Halomonas sp. YLGW01:
- the lpxL gene encoding LpxL/LpxP family Kdo(2)-lipid IV(A) lauroyl/palmitoleoyl acyltransferase yields MSQDDAKTSFAHPRYWPTWLAIGLMRLIAWLPWRLKLGIGRLIGLLAWRFAKRRRHITETNIRLCFPELDERAQARLVRDAFIANGLGLVETATGWCRDPEHLRHRVTFKGREHMARAQAEGKGVLIIGVHFSTLDLGGALHSLFFPADAVYRPHDNPLFDRFMGRARARSFGTTIDRYDLRGVVRQLKAGHNVWYSPDQDFGRDASVFAPFFGINAATVKLTAKIARLTGAPVMPLIFHRNPDDRTYTLEYLPALEAFPSGDEVADATRINAVIEEAIRRHPEQYLWLHRRFKTRPKGEPGFY; encoded by the coding sequence ATGTCACAGGACGACGCCAAGACCTCCTTCGCCCATCCCCGCTACTGGCCGACCTGGCTGGCGATCGGCCTGATGCGCCTGATCGCCTGGCTGCCCTGGCGCCTCAAGCTCGGCATCGGTCGCCTGATTGGCCTCTTGGCCTGGCGCTTCGCCAAGCGCCGCCGGCACATCACCGAGACCAACATCCGGCTGTGCTTCCCCGAGCTGGATGAAAGGGCGCAGGCGCGCCTGGTGCGCGACGCCTTCATCGCCAACGGGCTCGGGCTGGTCGAGACCGCCACCGGCTGGTGCCGGGACCCGGAGCACCTTCGCCATCGCGTGACCTTCAAGGGCCGGGAGCACATGGCGCGTGCCCAGGCCGAGGGCAAGGGCGTGCTGATCATTGGCGTGCACTTCTCGACCCTCGACCTGGGCGGCGCGCTGCATTCGCTGTTCTTCCCCGCCGATGCCGTCTATCGGCCCCATGACAATCCGCTGTTCGACCGTTTCATGGGGCGGGCCCGGGCGCGCAGCTTCGGCACCACCATCGACCGCTACGACCTGCGTGGCGTGGTGCGGCAGCTCAAGGCCGGGCATAACGTCTGGTACTCCCCGGATCAGGACTTCGGTCGTGATGCCAGCGTCTTCGCCCCCTTCTTCGGCATCAATGCGGCGACCGTCAAGCTGACCGCCAAGATCGCCCGCCTGACCGGCGCCCCCGTCATGCCACTGATCTTCCATCGCAACCCGGACGATCGCACCTATACCCTCGAGTACCTGCCGGCGCTCGAGGCCTTTCCCAGCGGCGACGAGGTCGCGGATGCCACCCGTATCAATGCGGTCATCGAGGAGGCGATCCGTCGCCATCCCGAGCAGTACCTGTGGCTGCATCGCCGATTCAAGACCCGCCCCAAGGGCGAGCCGGGCTTCTACTGA
- the alr gene encoding alanine racemase — translation MARPLIADIDLNALRHNYRLARDLAPHSQSVAVLKADAYGHGAVACAKALADLAPAFAVACLEEAEALRAAGIEVPIVLLEGVFEAAELERVEALGLWVAVHSEWQVEALLAFSPRQPITAWLKVDSGMHRLGFAPAQVAAVWARLQAAPERVTDLHLMSHFATADALDADYFRRQLDVVQQLAETLEAPTCLANSPATLAWPEAHGAWNRPGVMLYGSDPLEGANDASRTLAPVMTLRSEIIAVREIAAGEPVGYGGRFRAPRPSRIGVVACGYGDGYDRHAVDGTPLLVDGQRAGLAGKVSMDMLTVDITDLPSADIGSEVVLWGQAANGEVLSVDEVARYCDTISYTLLTGVLPRAPRRYHGG, via the coding sequence ATGGCTCGCCCCCTGATCGCCGACATCGACCTCAACGCCCTGCGTCACAACTACCGCCTGGCACGGGACCTGGCCCCCCACAGCCAATCCGTGGCTGTGCTCAAGGCCGATGCTTACGGGCATGGCGCCGTGGCCTGTGCCAAGGCGCTGGCCGATCTGGCGCCGGCCTTCGCGGTGGCCTGTCTCGAGGAAGCAGAGGCGCTGCGGGCGGCGGGCATTGAGGTGCCGATCGTGCTGCTGGAGGGGGTCTTCGAGGCCGCCGAGCTGGAGCGAGTGGAGGCACTGGGCCTGTGGGTCGCGGTGCACAGCGAGTGGCAGGTCGAGGCGCTGCTGGCCTTCTCGCCCCGCCAGCCGATTACCGCCTGGCTTAAGGTCGATTCCGGCATGCACCGCCTGGGCTTTGCGCCGGCGCAGGTTGCCGCCGTCTGGGCGCGCCTCCAGGCGGCCCCCGAGCGCGTCACCGACCTGCACTTGATGAGCCACTTCGCCACTGCCGATGCCCTGGACGCCGACTACTTTCGTCGTCAGCTTGACGTGGTCCAGCAGCTGGCCGAGACCCTCGAGGCGCCGACCTGCCTCGCCAACTCGCCGGCCACCCTGGCCTGGCCCGAGGCGCATGGGGCTTGGAACCGCCCCGGGGTGATGCTCTATGGCAGCGATCCCCTGGAAGGCGCCAATGACGCGAGCCGCACCCTGGCACCGGTGATGACGCTGCGCTCCGAGATCATCGCCGTGCGCGAGATCGCCGCGGGCGAGCCGGTGGGCTACGGCGGTCGCTTCAGGGCGCCGCGACCGAGTCGCATCGGTGTCGTGGCCTGCGGCTATGGCGATGGTTACGACCGTCATGCAGTGGATGGCACGCCGCTGCTGGTGGATGGTCAGCGGGCGGGGCTGGCCGGCAAGGTCTCGATGGATATGCTGACGGTGGACATCACCGACCTGCCGTCTGCCGATATCGGCAGCGAGGTGGTGCTGTGGGGCCAGGCCGCCAATGGCGAGGTGCTGTCGGTGGACGAGGTGGCCCGTTACTGCGACACCATCAGCTATACCCTGTTGACCGGGGTGCTGCCGCGGGCGCCGAGGCGGTATCATGGCGGCTGA
- the rpoS gene encoding RNA polymerase sigma factor RpoS yields MSMLERDIQDVEIDDAETADDEVEEVHEKDERAFEKALSREENTYHHSLDATQIYLNEIGFSPLLSPEEEVHFGRLAQAGDPAGRSRMIESNLRLVVKIARRYLNRGLSLLDLIEEGNLGLIRAVEKFDPERGFRFSTYATWWIRQTIERALMNQTRTIRLPIHVVKELNIYLRAARELTQKLDHEATAEEIADFLDKPVATVKKMMGLNERVSSVDYPMGGESDKPLIETLADDNDHGPESSLVDGDVKQHVDDWLAELTDKQMEVVVRRFGLRGHEAATLEEVGEEIGLTRERVRQIQVEALKKLRRVLEKQGLSLDAIFE; encoded by the coding sequence ATGAGCATGCTTGAACGGGACATTCAGGATGTCGAGATAGACGACGCCGAGACGGCGGACGATGAGGTCGAAGAGGTGCACGAGAAGGATGAGCGGGCCTTCGAGAAGGCGCTCAGCCGGGAGGAGAACACCTATCATCACAGCCTCGATGCCACACAGATCTACCTCAACGAGATCGGTTTCTCGCCGCTGCTGAGCCCGGAGGAAGAAGTGCACTTCGGGCGCCTCGCTCAGGCGGGCGATCCCGCCGGGCGTTCGCGGATGATCGAGTCCAACCTGCGCCTGGTGGTCAAGATCGCCAGGCGATATCTGAACCGCGGCCTGTCGCTGCTCGATCTGATCGAGGAGGGCAATCTCGGGCTGATTCGCGCCGTGGAGAAGTTCGACCCCGAGCGCGGGTTCCGTTTCTCCACCTACGCCACCTGGTGGATCCGTCAGACCATCGAGCGGGCGCTGATGAACCAGACTCGCACCATTCGTCTACCGATTCATGTGGTCAAGGAACTGAACATCTATCTGCGCGCGGCCCGCGAGCTGACCCAGAAGCTCGACCATGAGGCCACCGCCGAGGAAATCGCCGACTTCCTGGACAAGCCGGTGGCCACGGTCAAGAAGATGATGGGACTCAACGAGCGGGTTTCCTCGGTGGATTACCCGATGGGCGGCGAAAGCGACAAGCCACTGATCGAGACCCTGGCCGATGACAACGACCATGGGCCGGAGTCCTCGCTGGTCGATGGCGACGTCAAGCAGCATGTCGACGACTGGCTGGCCGAACTCACCGACAAGCAGATGGAGGTGGTGGTCAGGCGCTTTGGCCTGCGGGGTCATGAGGCGGCTACCCTCGAGGAGGTCGGCGAGGAGATCGGGTTGACTCGAGAGCGAGTCCGCCAGATTCAGGTGGAAGCGCTAAAGAAGTTGCGGCGCGTCCTCGAGAAGCAGGGCCTGTCCCTGGACGCCATCTTCGAGTAA
- a CDS encoding peptidoglycan DD-metalloendopeptidase family protein — MRKALLASAVTLSLAACAAQPPEGASGIQVQDLSLTRERATTGTYTVERGDTLYGIAWRYEMDFRDLAQLNGITPPYRIQPGQQLRLVGSRQGAAEGGGAGASSAQASVAGAENTSSGESPDWLTPDTEAIERNRRLTSAPLSPSAEEQGAEGQGAAALAAGNDSQGPGPVYNYDSPGADGQLSATDRAEREALEQAEARQQQAEASQEGETASRETASGSGDASAAPAADAGAAVAGDSASAPAERRTYQPVDEVPWQWPAEGEVINGFGEGSSITAGIDIGGQKGQSVKAAGPGIVVYAGDGVRGYGNLILLKHNNQFLSAYAHNDSLQVKENDVVEAGEVIATMGDTDAEAVKLHFEVRKEGQPQDPLTFLPKR, encoded by the coding sequence ATGCGCAAGGCTCTGTTGGCCTCTGCCGTGACGTTGTCCCTGGCCGCCTGTGCGGCTCAGCCCCCGGAAGGGGCGAGCGGCATCCAGGTTCAGGATCTCTCGCTGACCCGGGAACGCGCCACCACCGGCACCTACACCGTCGAACGAGGCGATACGCTCTACGGCATCGCCTGGCGTTACGAGATGGATTTTCGTGATCTGGCGCAGCTAAATGGCATCACGCCGCCCTATCGCATCCAGCCGGGCCAGCAGCTGCGCCTGGTAGGCAGCCGCCAGGGGGCGGCTGAGGGGGGCGGCGCGGGTGCGTCTTCTGCTCAGGCGAGCGTGGCCGGCGCCGAGAACACGAGCAGCGGGGAGAGCCCGGACTGGCTGACTCCCGATACGGAGGCCATCGAGCGCAACCGTCGCCTGACCTCCGCACCGCTTTCCCCGTCTGCCGAGGAACAGGGCGCCGAGGGACAGGGCGCCGCCGCGCTGGCCGCTGGCAATGACAGTCAGGGCCCGGGGCCGGTCTACAACTACGATAGTCCTGGTGCCGATGGCCAGCTTAGCGCCACCGATCGTGCCGAGCGGGAGGCCCTCGAACAGGCCGAGGCCAGGCAGCAGCAGGCGGAGGCCTCACAAGAGGGCGAGACCGCGTCTCGGGAGACGGCGTCAGGCTCGGGTGATGCGTCCGCCGCACCGGCGGCCGATGCCGGGGCGGCGGTGGCGGGGGATAGCGCCTCGGCGCCAGCCGAGCGGCGCACCTACCAGCCGGTCGACGAGGTGCCCTGGCAATGGCCCGCCGAAGGCGAGGTGATCAACGGCTTCGGCGAGGGTTCGAGCATCACCGCGGGCATTGATATCGGAGGTCAAAAGGGTCAATCTGTCAAGGCGGCTGGCCCGGGAATCGTGGTCTATGCGGGAGATGGTGTACGAGGATACGGTAACCTGATCCTGCTCAAGCACAACAACCAGTTCCTGAGTGCCTATGCCCATAACGACAGCCTGCAGGTCAAGGAAAACGATGTGGTCGAGGCCGGTGAGGTGATTGCCACCATGGGCGACACCGATGCCGAGGCCGTCAAACTGCACTTCGAGGTGCGCAAGGAAGGGCAACCCCAGGATCCCCTGACGTTTCTGCCCAAGCGTTGA
- a CDS encoding DUF368 domain-containing protein, with the protein MKRSYSVFLKGAGMGAADAVPGVSGGTIAFITGIYEELINSIKRFGPSAWGAWRRGGLKGLAVHLNLAFVIPLVLGVGVSLVSVAHLVTYLLESQRVLLDAFFFGLVAASAWLVSRRLGDWRLWHVLPLAGGLLLADGLPALMPLVSGLGSEGLMLGVAGAIAISAMLLPGISGSFLLLTMGLYGSVMEGIKAFDLVLMSQFGLGCLVGLMTFSRLLSWLLARFHTGTLQLLIGFILGSLPLLWPWRELVSYRLGPDEQMIPLEYRYLLPHDYAQLTGDPSALLPALALMLVGLMLVLAAGR; encoded by the coding sequence TTGAAGCGGTCATATTCAGTGTTTCTCAAGGGGGCCGGCATGGGCGCCGCGGATGCGGTGCCCGGCGTCTCCGGTGGCACCATCGCCTTCATCACCGGCATCTACGAGGAACTGATCAATTCCATCAAGCGCTTCGGCCCCAGCGCCTGGGGCGCCTGGCGACGCGGCGGCCTCAAGGGCCTGGCGGTGCACCTCAACCTCGCCTTCGTGATCCCGCTGGTTCTGGGGGTCGGCGTCAGCCTGGTGAGCGTGGCGCATCTGGTCACCTACTTGCTCGAGAGTCAGCGGGTGCTGCTCGATGCCTTCTTCTTCGGCCTGGTCGCCGCCTCGGCCTGGCTGGTCAGCCGTCGGCTGGGGGACTGGCGCCTCTGGCATGTGTTGCCGCTGGCCGGTGGCCTGCTGCTGGCAGATGGCCTGCCGGCGCTGATGCCGCTGGTCAGTGGTCTGGGTAGCGAGGGGTTGATGCTCGGCGTGGCCGGGGCGATTGCCATCAGTGCCATGCTGCTGCCGGGTATCTCGGGCAGCTTCCTGTTGCTGACCATGGGGCTCTACGGCAGCGTGATGGAGGGCATAAAGGCCTTCGATCTGGTGTTGATGTCGCAGTTTGGCCTCGGCTGCCTGGTCGGGCTGATGACCTTCTCGCGGCTGCTATCCTGGCTGCTGGCGCGTTTCCATACCGGCACCCTGCAGCTGCTGATCGGCTTCATTCTCGGCTCTCTACCATTGCTGTGGCCCTGGCGCGAGCTGGTCAGCTACCGGCTGGGACCCGATGAGCAGATGATCCCGCTGGAGTATCGGTATCTGCTCCCCCATGATTATGCTCAGTTGACCGGCGACCCGTCGGCCCTGCTGCCGGCCCTGGCCCTGATGCTGGTCGGCCTGATGCTGGTGCTGGCGGCGGGGCGTTAA
- a CDS encoding protein-L-isoaspartate(D-aspartate) O-methyltransferase, translated as MPLHEMKDPALIGVGMTSQRTRDRLVGRLTDAGINDARVLETLRREPRHLFLDEALSHRAYEDSALPIGHGQTLSQPWMVARMTELVLAEAPERVLEIGTGSGYQTLILSRLVPRVFSLERIAALQARAARRLRRLAAENVTLHLADGGHGWREAAPFDVILLTACASELPAALLDQLADGGVLITPLEDDVGQQWLTRVRRQGRHFDYQRLEPVRFVPLLQGVIR; from the coding sequence ATGCCTTTGCATGAGATGAAGGACCCGGCGCTGATCGGTGTCGGCATGACCTCCCAGCGTACCCGGGACCGTCTGGTCGGACGCCTGACGGACGCCGGCATCAACGATGCGCGGGTCCTCGAGACCCTGCGCCGGGAACCCCGCCACCTGTTTCTCGACGAGGCGCTCTCGCACCGCGCCTACGAGGATAGTGCCCTGCCGATCGGCCATGGCCAGACGCTGTCTCAACCCTGGATGGTGGCGCGAATGACCGAACTGGTCCTGGCCGAGGCGCCCGAGCGGGTACTCGAGATCGGCACCGGTTCCGGTTACCAGACCCTGATCCTGTCGCGGCTGGTGCCGCGGGTCTTTTCCCTCGAGCGGATCGCCGCGCTTCAGGCCCGCGCTGCCCGGCGGCTGCGTCGTCTGGCGGCAGAGAACGTCACCCTGCACCTGGCGGATGGCGGTCACGGCTGGCGCGAGGCTGCGCCCTTCGACGTGATTCTGCTCACGGCCTGTGCCAGTGAACTGCCGGCGGCGCTGCTCGACCAGCTGGCGGATGGGGGCGTACTGATCACTCCCCTCGAAGATGATGTCGGCCAGCAGTGGCTGACGCGGGTGCGCCGACAGGGACGGCATTTCGATTATCAGCGGCTGGAGCCCGTGCGCTTCGTGCCGCTCCTACAGGGAGTCATCCGTTGA
- the surE gene encoding 5'/3'-nucleotidase SurE → MHRLLLSNDDGVHAPGLRALHDALSDHARLRVVAPDRDKSGASNSLTLSRPLMLSALDNGFYSVDGTPADCVYLGVNGVWEERPDLVISGINHGANLGDDVLYSGTVAAAMEGRNLGMSAIAMSLVGKHHFETAGRVAASLVGAAASLSLPPRSLLNVNVPDLPWDEIRGFRVTRLGYRGPAASPMKVRDPRGRERYWIAAVGENADDGPDTDFAAVEAGFVSITPLQIDLTRHDALDDVRGWLDAFA, encoded by the coding sequence ATGCACCGTTTGCTGCTGTCCAATGATGATGGCGTACATGCCCCAGGCCTGAGGGCCCTGCATGATGCCCTGAGCGATCATGCCCGCCTGCGGGTGGTGGCGCCCGACCGTGACAAGAGTGGGGCCAGCAACTCCCTGACCCTGAGCCGGCCGTTGATGCTCTCGGCGCTGGATAACGGCTTCTACAGCGTCGACGGCACGCCGGCGGACTGCGTCTATCTGGGGGTGAACGGGGTCTGGGAGGAGCGCCCGGATCTGGTCATCTCGGGCATCAATCATGGCGCCAACCTGGGCGATGACGTGCTCTATTCCGGCACCGTGGCGGCGGCCATGGAAGGGCGCAATCTGGGCATGTCCGCGATTGCCATGTCGCTGGTGGGCAAGCATCACTTCGAGACCGCCGGCCGGGTGGCGGCGAGCCTCGTCGGCGCCGCCGCGTCCCTGTCGCTGCCGCCGCGCAGCCTGCTCAATGTCAACGTGCCCGATCTGCCCTGGGACGAGATTCGCGGCTTCCGAGTCACGAGGCTTGGCTATCGTGGGCCGGCCGCCAGCCCGATGAAGGTGCGCGACCCGCGCGGTCGCGAACGCTACTGGATCGCCGCCGTGGGCGAGAACGCCGATGATGGCCCGGACACCGACTTCGCCGCCGTGGAAGCCGGGTTCGTGTCGATCACGCCGCTGCAGATCGACCTGACCCGCCATGACGCCCTGGACGACGTACGAGGGTGGCTGGATGCCTTTGCATGA
- a CDS encoding tRNA pseudouridine(13) synthase TruD has product MTTEATRWPPAWPRSHDESLPAGDYRAVPEDFVVEECLGFSPEGEGEHLWLWVEKRTLTTHELARMLAQACGVRERDIGYAGMKDRQAVTRQWLSVHLPGREAPENLQAALEARLGTDEARVVCLLDQARHPRKLKRGVHRGNRFLLRLTGDVVEDPSLEARWRRLVEQGVPNYFGPQRFGPEGRNLARARALLVRGWRKRDDRQGMLLSAARSYLFNQLLAARIADGSWATPLPGELVMLEGSASQFLADDMDDVLRERAARLDVHPSGVLWGSGRLASQGQAAERERTVIATEPELAAGLEAAEVRMARRPLRLCLDAPRLRREAGALHLAFGLPRGAFATAVLRELMTNPTL; this is encoded by the coding sequence ATGACGACTGAGGCGACACGCTGGCCCCCGGCATGGCCGCGCAGCCACGATGAGTCGCTGCCGGCCGGTGACTACCGGGCCGTGCCCGAGGACTTCGTAGTCGAGGAGTGTCTGGGCTTCAGCCCCGAAGGCGAGGGCGAGCACCTCTGGCTGTGGGTCGAGAAGCGGACGCTGACGACTCACGAGCTTGCCCGGATGCTGGCTCAAGCGTGCGGTGTGCGCGAGCGCGACATCGGCTATGCGGGCATGAAGGATCGCCAAGCGGTGACCCGCCAGTGGCTCTCGGTGCATCTGCCCGGCCGCGAGGCGCCGGAGAACCTCCAGGCCGCCCTCGAGGCCCGGCTCGGCACGGATGAAGCGCGTGTCGTGTGCCTGCTCGATCAGGCGCGTCACCCACGCAAGCTCAAGCGGGGCGTGCATCGCGGCAATCGCTTCCTGCTGCGCCTGACCGGTGACGTCGTCGAGGACCCGTCCCTCGAGGCTCGCTGGCGGCGTCTCGTCGAGCAGGGCGTGCCCAACTACTTCGGCCCGCAGCGCTTCGGCCCCGAGGGGCGCAACCTGGCTCGGGCGCGTGCCCTGCTGGTCAGGGGCTGGCGCAAGCGGGACGACCGCCAGGGCATGTTGCTGTCGGCGGCGCGTAGCTATCTGTTTAATCAGCTTCTGGCCGCGCGCATCGCCGACGGCAGCTGGGCCACCCCCTTGCCGGGTGAGCTGGTCATGCTCGAGGGCAGCGCCAGCCAGTTCCTGGCCGACGACATGGATGATGTCCTGCGGGAGCGTGCGGCGCGCCTGGATGTGCATCCCAGCGGTGTGCTCTGGGGCAGCGGCCGCCTGGCCAGTCAGGGCCAGGCGGCCGAGCGGGAGCGGACGGTGATCGCCACCGAGCCCGAGCTCGCCGCCGGACTCGAGGCGGCCGAGGTGCGCATGGCGCGCCGCCCGCTGCGTCTGTGTCTCGACGCACCACGCCTGAGGCGCGAGGCGGGAGCGCTTCACCTGGCCTTCGGCTTGCCGCGGGGGGCGTTCGCCACCGCGGTGTTGCGCGAGTTGATGACAAACCCGACCCTCTAG
- the ispF gene encoding 2-C-methyl-D-erythritol 2,4-cyclodiphosphate synthase, which produces MRIGHGFDVHRFGEGDHLMLGGVRIPFARGFVAHSDGDVLLHAVCDALLGACALGDIGRHFPDTDAAWAGADSRNLLRHVMSLVQGAGFRVGNLDVTVIAQAPKMAPHLPGMIDHLASDLAVAPGAVNVKATTTEKLGFTGRGEGIAAEAVVLLEACPQAGARHDD; this is translated from the coding sequence CTGCGAATCGGCCATGGCTTCGACGTCCATCGCTTCGGCGAGGGCGACCACCTGATGCTCGGCGGGGTGCGCATCCCCTTCGCTCGGGGCTTCGTCGCCCACTCCGACGGCGACGTGCTGCTGCATGCCGTCTGCGATGCCCTGCTCGGGGCCTGTGCCCTGGGCGACATCGGCCGCCACTTCCCCGACACCGACGCCGCCTGGGCCGGAGCCGACAGCCGTAATCTGCTGCGCCACGTGATGAGCCTGGTGCAGGGCGCGGGCTTTCGGGTCGGCAACCTGGATGTCACCGTCATCGCCCAGGCGCCGAAGATGGCCCCTCATCTGCCGGGCATGATCGACCACCTGGCCTCCGATCTCGCGGTGGCGCCCGGCGCCGTCAACGTCAAGGCTACCACCACCGAAAAGCTTGGCTTCACCGGCCGCGGCGAGGGCATCGCCGCCGAGGCGGTGGTGCTGCTCGAGGCGTGCCCTCAGGCTGGAGCCCGGCATGACGACTGA
- the ispD gene encoding 2-C-methyl-D-erythritol 4-phosphate cytidylyltransferase, giving the protein MSRLWLIVPAAGQGRRMGADRPKQYLELGGRPVLEHTLSRLHQAFPEAGLCLCLDEGDRWFDPAWVPFADWRRSPGGAERVDTVIRALAALGDEAGDDDLVLVHDVARPCVALDDLARLRAALDTDPVGALLATPVADTMKRADGADRVAATEPRSGLWHAQTPQGFRVGLLREALKAAKARGVTVTDEASAVEALGLAPRLVAGRRDNLKITHPEDLALAAHVLAAQAASSQAGKE; this is encoded by the coding sequence ATGAGCCGACTGTGGCTGATCGTGCCGGCGGCCGGCCAGGGGCGCCGCATGGGGGCCGACCGTCCCAAGCAGTACCTGGAGCTCGGCGGCCGACCGGTGCTCGAGCATACCCTGTCGCGCCTGCATCAGGCCTTTCCCGAGGCCGGCCTCTGCCTGTGCCTGGACGAGGGTGATCGCTGGTTCGACCCGGCCTGGGTGCCCTTCGCCGACTGGCGGCGCAGTCCCGGCGGCGCGGAGCGGGTCGATACCGTGATCCGCGCCTTGGCGGCGCTCGGCGATGAGGCCGGCGACGACGACCTGGTACTGGTACACGACGTGGCGCGTCCCTGTGTCGCCCTTGACGACCTGGCACGGCTGCGCGCGGCTCTCGACACGGACCCGGTGGGCGCCTTGCTGGCGACGCCGGTGGCCGACACCATGAAGCGCGCCGATGGTGCCGACCGGGTCGCCGCCACCGAACCGCGCAGCGGCCTATGGCACGCACAGACCCCTCAGGGGTTCCGTGTCGGCCTCCTGCGCGAGGCCCTCAAGGCGGCCAAGGCCCGGGGCGTGACCGTCACCGACGAGGCCTCCGCCGTCGAGGCGCTCGGGCTCGCGCCGCGCCTGGTGGCGGGGCGCCGCGACAACCTCAAGATCACTCATCCCGAAGACCTGGCGCTGGCGGCCCATGTGCTGGCCGCTCAGGCCGCGTCTTCTCAAGCTGGCAAGGAATAG
- the ftsB gene encoding cell division protein FtsB, with amino-acid sequence MLKWLAIVLLALIALLQYRLWFGEGGLREYTQIRARADAVEAENQPMRARNERLAAEVVDLKNGLDAIEERARSDIGMVRRDEQFYWVPDVDVAGEGS; translated from the coding sequence ATGCTCAAGTGGTTGGCCATCGTGCTGCTCGCCCTGATCGCGCTGCTGCAGTATCGGCTTTGGTTCGGCGAGGGCGGTCTCAGGGAATATACGCAGATTCGCGCCCGTGCCGATGCCGTGGAAGCCGAGAATCAGCCCATGCGCGCGCGCAACGAGCGGCTCGCCGCCGAGGTGGTGGATCTGAAGAACGGCCTGGATGCCATCGAGGAACGGGCGCGTAGCGACATCGGCATGGTGCGTCGCGACGAGCAGTTCTACTGGGTGCCGGACGTCGATGTCGCGGGGGAGGGCTCATGA
- a CDS encoding GNAT family N-acetyltransferase: MTAPVRPDETGLSLSCVDAVAAIPRAAWNALVGEDHPFLRHEFLHALEASGAVSPDAGWTPRHLTLWRGGALAGVLPCYDKVHSYGEYVFDWAWADAWERAGGAYYPKALSAIPFTPAPGPRLALAPGEDRRAAMHLLAGSWEGRDLLSWHLLFAEEAEVDDWCAVRPALIARQGVQFQWQDAGYGDFEGFLAAMTARRRKEIRRERRIVADQGLSLHRLEGEAIDAEALEHFYRCYQITYLERGRQGYLNFDFFRRLRETLPEALVLIQARVQGKPVAAALCLQGRHTLYGRYWGSEVMADCLHFEACYYQGIEHCLERGLRRFDPGTQGEHKLSRGFAPRRLRSLHHIADPRLHDAVTRFCREEGGQVDAYCRRAEASLPFKR, translated from the coding sequence ATGACGGCTCCTGTCCGGCCCGACGAGACGGGTCTGTCGCTTTCCTGTGTCGATGCCGTCGCCGCTATCCCTCGCGCAGCCTGGAATGCCCTGGTGGGGGAGGATCATCCCTTCCTGCGTCACGAGTTTCTGCATGCGCTGGAAGCCAGCGGTGCGGTGTCGCCGGACGCCGGCTGGACGCCCCGGCACCTGACGCTCTGGCGAGGGGGGGCGCTGGCCGGGGTGCTGCCCTGTTACGACAAGGTGCACTCCTACGGAGAGTATGTCTTCGACTGGGCCTGGGCGGATGCCTGGGAGCGCGCCGGCGGCGCCTATTACCCCAAGGCGCTGTCGGCGATTCCCTTCACGCCGGCGCCCGGCCCGCGGCTGGCGCTGGCGCCGGGGGAGGATCGGCGGGCGGCGATGCATCTGCTCGCGGGCAGTTGGGAAGGACGCGACCTTCTCAGCTGGCACCTACTGTTCGCCGAGGAGGCCGAGGTCGATGACTGGTGCGCGGTCCGTCCGGCGCTGATCGCGCGGCAAGGCGTGCAGTTTCAGTGGCAGGATGCGGGCTATGGGGATTTCGAGGGCTTCCTGGCGGCGATGACCGCTCGCCGGCGCAAGGAGATTCGCCGCGAGCGGCGCATCGTCGCCGATCAGGGCCTGAGCCTTCACCGCCTCGAGGGGGAGGCCATCGATGCAGAGGCTCTCGAGCACTTCTATCGCTGCTATCAGATCACCTACCTGGAGCGTGGCCGCCAGGGCTATCTCAACTTCGACTTCTTCAGGCGCCTGCGGGAGACCCTGCCCGAGGCCCTGGTGCTGATCCAGGCCCGAGTGCAAGGCAAGCCGGTGGCGGCGGCGCTGTGCCTGCAGGGGCGTCATACCCTCTATGGGCGCTACTGGGGCAGCGAGGTGATGGCCGACTGCCTGCACTTCGAGGCCTGCTATTACCAGGGCATCGAGCATTGCCTGGAGAGAGGCCTTAGGCGTTTCGATCCCGGCACCCAGGGCGAGCACAAGCTCAGCCGGGGCTTCGCGCCTCGGCGGCTGCGCTCGCTGCACCATATCGCCGACCCGCGCCTGCATGACGCCGTGACCCGCTTCTGTCGTGAGGAGGGGGGCCAGGTCGATGCCTACTGCCGTCGGGCCGAAGCCTCCCTGCCGTTCAAGCGCTGA